One Halalkalicoccus sp. NIPERK01 genomic region harbors:
- a CDS encoding C45 family peptidase, which yields MDDATVGTDDVVQAESFAEQARRRAETERRAVEWAVDELERVIDERDADLELPLEYARRSRKSLPDRHRRAYEAMADVFDVDSEVYDVYVFAYAELCEELADGDGRSEKNPKGCTNALVAPSKVEPNAGFDARTGTPGPLVLKNRDIAGRGARPKSVIEQPPIGDYYGFLTIDTCGTVSTFKGVNERGLVTANTYIDSTRDDIDPEDQLRNGTVIRRLLEECATVDEARDLLESHPTRRLCGQTLFLADATDTALLEIDPVAERIAVDDGPLAIRTNHFVHSTSTRTDSSTKRRKRARELLEETDRVGREDLRAVARDHANGPSDASICRHPEPETDEPHAFGQLTTASTTIFEGGSPAIEIWMGNPCGTERTRCVFGEGVPSELRTGRRWLDRLR from the coding sequence ATGGACGACGCCACCGTCGGTACCGACGACGTAGTCCAAGCGGAGAGTTTCGCCGAACAGGCACGGCGCCGGGCCGAAACCGAACGGCGGGCCGTCGAGTGGGCCGTCGACGAACTCGAACGAGTGATCGACGAACGGGACGCCGATCTCGAACTGCCGCTCGAGTACGCCCGGCGGAGTCGAAAGAGCCTGCCCGACCGCCATCGACGGGCCTACGAGGCGATGGCCGACGTGTTCGACGTCGATTCGGAGGTCTACGACGTCTACGTGTTCGCTTACGCGGAACTCTGTGAGGAGCTCGCCGATGGTGACGGCCGATCCGAGAAGAACCCGAAGGGATGTACGAACGCGCTCGTTGCCCCGTCGAAGGTCGAGCCGAATGCTGGCTTCGACGCCCGAACCGGCACTCCCGGGCCACTCGTGCTCAAAAACCGGGACATCGCGGGCCGAGGGGCGCGACCGAAATCGGTCATCGAGCAGCCACCGATCGGCGACTACTACGGCTTCCTGACGATCGATACGTGTGGGACGGTTTCGACGTTCAAGGGCGTCAACGAGCGGGGATTGGTCACGGCCAACACCTACATCGACAGTACGCGAGACGACATCGACCCCGAAGACCAACTCCGAAACGGGACCGTCATCCGGCGACTCCTAGAGGAGTGTGCCACCGTCGACGAGGCCCGGGACCTGCTCGAATCCCATCCGACGCGTCGGTTGTGTGGCCAGACGCTGTTCCTGGCCGACGCGACCGACACGGCCTTGCTCGAGATCGACCCCGTGGCCGAGCGAATCGCCGTCGACGACGGTCCCCTCGCGATCAGAACGAACCACTTCGTACACTCGACGTCGACTCGGACCGACAGTTCGACGAAGCGGCGCAAGCGCGCACGCGAGTTGCTCGAGGAAACGGATCGAGTCGGCCGCGAGGACCTGCGAGCGGTGGCCCGGGATCACGCGAACGGTCCGAGCGACGCGTCCATCTGTCGCCATCCGGAACCCGAGACGGACGAACCACACGCGTTCGGACAGCTGACGACCGCGAGTACGACGATCTTCGAAGGTGGCTCGCCAGCGATCGAAATCTGGATGGGTAATCCGTGCGGAACGGAGCGCACCCGATGTGTGTTCGGTGAAGGGGTCCCCAGCGAACTCCGGACCGGCCGGCGGTGGCTCGATCGACTTCGCTAG
- a CDS encoding winged helix-turn-helix domain-containing protein: MGPNTGSPIGDIAYLARSEHRVSTLVALADRPRSRSELRELVGVSSSTIRRTLSEFEDRNWIRKSGRQFEATPVGAYIASGMAGLIERVENERRLRDVWHWLPVETGDLRIDLFADAVVTVAEATDPYRPVNRFVSLLEATDRFRLLGSDLALFEPCRELFCRRVVDGMEAEIIDPPYVSKHVLSTYPDHFSKTMGSGNLTVWVHDEVPGYGLTLFDDRVSITGYTPDSGAIRVLVDTDAPEVREWAETTYAAYRRSARSLDALNVDIDADACCEVRLEHE; encoded by the coding sequence ATGGGACCGAATACGGGATCGCCGATCGGCGACATCGCGTATCTCGCGCGGTCCGAACACCGGGTTTCGACGCTCGTCGCTCTGGCCGACCGACCCCGTAGCAGATCCGAACTCCGTGAGCTGGTCGGAGTCTCGTCGTCGACGATCCGGCGGACGCTGAGCGAGTTCGAGGACCGCAACTGGATCCGTAAGAGTGGTCGTCAGTTCGAGGCGACGCCCGTGGGCGCGTACATCGCCTCCGGAATGGCAGGGCTGATCGAACGGGTCGAAAACGAACGGAGACTCCGGGACGTCTGGCACTGGCTTCCGGTCGAGACGGGCGACCTGCGGATAGACCTGTTCGCCGACGCGGTCGTGACGGTTGCCGAGGCGACCGACCCGTATCGCCCGGTGAATCGGTTCGTCTCGCTGCTCGAAGCGACCGATCGGTTCAGGCTACTCGGGTCCGACCTGGCCCTGTTCGAACCGTGTCGGGAGCTGTTCTGTCGAAGAGTCGTCGACGGCATGGAGGCGGAGATCATCGACCCGCCGTACGTCTCGAAGCACGTCCTCTCGACGTATCCGGACCACTTCTCGAAGACCATGGGAAGCGGGAATCTCACGGTGTGGGTACACGATGAAGTCCCGGGATACGGGCTCACGCTGTTCGACGACCGAGTCAGCATCACGGGGTATACCCCCGATAGCGGGGCCATCCGCGTACTGGTCGACACCGATGCCCCGGAAGTACGCGAATGGGCGGAGACGACCTACGCGGCCTACCGGCGCTCGGCTCGGTCGCTCGACGCCCTGAACGTGGACATCGATGCAGACGCGTGCTGCGAGGTGCGCCTCGAACACGAGTAG
- a CDS encoding copper resistance D family protein, with product MEPWNPVFRGVLVTALVLLVGVPPTLSFVVFPELERRGLDTARAHRVALSVITVTLIGAGLAASALAVGNAGASEMEFLAWASSTVAGWAWGTLVVAALVAGALTVGRHTRPGRVSRRLWLATVFVGAFAMLVAFCWTRYSVAIESPAVAILVKVGHMTGGALWVGGLMVLAVLPALVPRDANADADAAIEVERAELVLSTVRRFSLIAVSGVTLAFATGAVIAAWHVPTLTALVTTPYGILLSAKVGLVVIAAGIGGFNRVVLHEGIAYSVGESNDTAALPGMLTGFGPRIAAGDAVSAVARSVRLELAILLGAMGLSVALTTAVTPSYELLEPAVAASSEVVRGVALTEFETLLELGAISIAVVGSLALGYELGKLDVDRETRSNRMSHRTHDD from the coding sequence ATGGAGCCCTGGAATCCGGTGTTCCGCGGCGTCCTGGTGACGGCGCTGGTCCTGCTCGTCGGCGTTCCGCCGACCCTCTCGTTCGTCGTCTTTCCCGAACTGGAGCGTCGTGGTCTCGACACGGCGCGAGCACACCGCGTGGCTCTCTCCGTCATTACCGTGACACTCATCGGAGCAGGCCTCGCTGCGAGTGCGCTGGCGGTCGGGAACGCGGGGGCGTCGGAAATGGAGTTCCTGGCGTGGGCGAGCTCGACGGTGGCGGGGTGGGCGTGGGGAACGCTCGTCGTCGCCGCGCTCGTCGCGGGTGCGCTAACGGTGGGACGGCACACGCGTCCCGGTCGCGTCTCGCGACGCCTCTGGCTCGCGACGGTGTTCGTCGGGGCGTTCGCGATGCTCGTCGCGTTCTGCTGGACGCGCTACTCGGTGGCCATCGAGAGCCCCGCGGTCGCGATCCTCGTGAAGGTCGGTCACATGACGGGCGGCGCCCTGTGGGTCGGTGGTCTCATGGTGCTCGCCGTGCTCCCCGCGTTGGTACCGCGTGACGCCAATGCGGATGCCGACGCCGCTATCGAGGTCGAGAGGGCCGAACTCGTCCTCTCGACCGTCCGCCGGTTCTCGCTGATCGCCGTTTCAGGTGTGACTCTCGCGTTCGCGACCGGCGCCGTCATCGCGGCGTGGCACGTCCCGACGCTGACCGCGCTGGTCACGACCCCGTACGGGATCCTCCTCTCGGCGAAGGTGGGGCTGGTCGTGATCGCGGCCGGGATCGGCGGGTTCAACCGGGTCGTCCTCCACGAGGGGATCGCCTACTCGGTCGGCGAGTCGAACGACACGGCGGCGCTCCCGGGGATGTTGACGGGGTTCGGCCCACGAATCGCGGCGGGCGACGCCGTCTCTGCGGTGGCCCGATCCGTTCGGCTCGAACTGGCGATACTACTGGGGGCGATGGGGCTGTCGGTCGCGCTCACCACGGCCGTGACGCCCTCGTACGAACTGCTCGAACCGGCGGTCGCGGCGTCGAGCGAGGTCGTCAGGGGGGTCGCGCTCACCGAGTTCGAGACGCTCCTCGAACTGGGCGCGATCAGCATCGCCGTCGTCGGATCGCTCGCGCTGGGGTACGAACTGGGCAAACTCGACGTCGATCGGGAGACCCGCTCGAACCGGATGTCCCATCGCACACACGACGACTGA
- a CDS encoding alpha/beta fold hydrolase, producing MFYIETPDGVPIHYNERGEGETIVLVHGWTCDSGFWWRKNVDALAADHHVVTYDLRGHGLSGKTDDGHSLAGYAEDLEFLMGALGIRDATLVGWSMGAAIVLTYLEEFGTGRVRAIGLVDQTPKFYSEDGWEFALMGEFSGEGLAGLVDGLEVDRAEAAKPIIQAFFAEPRPEEELAEIYARTTLTPTAVATAMLNDMVPRDFRDRLPELAVPTLLCYGEHSVVFPGPLGEWMHERIPDSELVTFAESGHSPHWEEPERFNAALAEFVARVSDAELTAAD from the coding sequence ATGTTCTACATAGAAACACCGGACGGTGTACCGATCCATTACAACGAACGCGGCGAGGGGGAGACGATCGTGCTCGTTCACGGCTGGACGTGTGACTCGGGGTTCTGGTGGCGGAAGAACGTCGACGCGCTCGCGGCGGACCACCACGTCGTCACCTACGACCTCCGTGGTCACGGCCTCTCCGGAAAGACCGACGACGGGCACAGCCTCGCGGGGTACGCGGAGGACCTGGAGTTCCTCATGGGGGCGCTCGGCATCCGTGACGCGACGCTCGTCGGCTGGTCGATGGGCGCCGCGATCGTACTGACCTACCTGGAGGAGTTCGGTACCGGGCGAGTGCGGGCGATCGGCCTCGTCGACCAGACGCCGAAGTTCTACTCCGAGGACGGCTGGGAGTTCGCCCTCATGGGCGAGTTCTCCGGAGAGGGGCTGGCCGGGCTGGTCGACGGACTCGAAGTCGATCGCGCCGAGGCGGCCAAGCCGATCATCCAGGCGTTCTTCGCCGAGCCCCGTCCGGAGGAGGAACTCGCCGAGATCTACGCCCGGACGACGCTGACGCCGACGGCGGTCGCGACCGCGATGTTGAACGACATGGTCCCGAGGGACTTCCGGGACCGGCTACCGGAGCTCGCGGTCCCGACGCTGCTCTGCTACGGGGAGCACAGCGTGGTCTTCCCGGGGCCGCTGGGCGAGTGGATGCACGAACGGATCCCCGACTCCGAACTCGTGACGTTCGCCGAGAGCGGCCACAGCCCCCACTGGGAGGAACCGGAGAGGTTCAACGCGGCGCTGGCGGAGTTCGTCGCGCGGGTCTCCGACGCGGAACTCACGGCGGCGGACTGA
- a CDS encoding sensor histidine kinase, translating into MYAEAFRSIDAPALITGADLVIRDVNEAGLSFTGYEYEEFVGRSATIVSGDEGTYADIVETVLDGAAWSGDFELRTKEGEGVFGRGSVAPIVLDGETRGYVAVFIDTTKQRRYENTAEVLNRLLRHDLRNELNVAYGNLQNAQSRIDDDEVSAYLDRVNEALTRLIGKSERAHSLGELLENSYEAENHLVRLDYVLHEAMVETIEAFDDAQFRFEEFPPVRVVADDLLTTVFTVVLENAVVHNDAPTPIVEVEVEERDGDVTVRVVDNGPGIREGEEDLIFGREERDQLHHGSGISLFFADNVIKSYDGDIRVDTDREEGAAFEIGLNKAPSD; encoded by the coding sequence ATGTACGCGGAGGCGTTTCGGAGCATCGACGCCCCGGCGCTGATCACCGGCGCCGATCTCGTCATCCGGGACGTCAACGAGGCCGGCCTCTCGTTTACGGGCTACGAGTACGAGGAGTTCGTCGGCCGGTCGGCGACGATCGTCTCGGGCGACGAGGGGACCTACGCCGACATCGTCGAGACGGTCCTCGACGGGGCGGCCTGGAGCGGGGATTTCGAACTCCGGACGAAAGAGGGCGAGGGAGTGTTCGGCCGCGGGTCGGTCGCGCCGATCGTCCTCGACGGCGAGACGCGCGGCTACGTGGCGGTCTTCATCGACACGACCAAGCAACGCCGCTACGAGAACACCGCCGAGGTGCTCAACCGCCTCCTGCGACACGACCTGCGAAACGAACTGAACGTCGCCTACGGCAACCTCCAGAACGCCCAGTCGCGGATCGACGACGACGAGGTCAGCGCCTATCTCGACCGGGTCAACGAGGCGCTGACCCGCCTCATCGGCAAGAGCGAGCGTGCCCACAGCCTCGGGGAACTCCTCGAGAACAGCTACGAGGCCGAGAACCACCTCGTCCGACTCGATTACGTGCTCCACGAGGCGATGGTCGAGACGATCGAGGCGTTCGACGACGCGCAGTTCCGATTCGAGGAGTTCCCCCCCGTTCGGGTCGTCGCGGACGACCTGCTCACGACCGTCTTCACGGTCGTTCTCGAGAACGCCGTTGTCCACAACGACGCGCCGACCCCGATCGTCGAGGTCGAGGTCGAAGAACGCGACGGGGACGTGACCGTCCGCGTCGTCGACAACGGCCCGGGGATCCGGGAGGGCGAGGAGGACCTGATCTTCGGACGGGAAGAGCGGGACCAACTCCACCACGGGAGCGGGATCAGCCTCTTTTTCGCCGACAACGTGATCAAAAGCTACGACGGCGACATCCGGGTCGACACCGACCGGGAGGAGGGTGCGGCGTTCGAGATCGGACTGAACAAGGCGCCGTCCGACTGA
- a CDS encoding DUF4397 domain-containing protein — MPQRTGISRRRFVQLGGGVAVVGLTGGFASADGHDDQSEGDDSMDDGGETANVRVAHLSPDAPNVDVFVDDEAVLEDVPFTAVSDYLELPAGSYNVKVSPAGEGPEGAVLEEDLDVPAADLTVAAIGEVSGENQPLELAVLEDDNGDPGDAARVRAVHASPDAPAVDVVVAETGDALFEGVEFGDAAYAEVPAGDYRLCVYPAGEREEAVLGADVEAMGGTVASAFAVGYVAPDDAPADEAFEIVLTVDFEGGDGDDSDDH, encoded by the coding sequence ATGCCACAACGAACGGGTATCTCACGGCGGCGGTTCGTACAGCTCGGGGGCGGCGTCGCGGTCGTCGGCCTCACCGGCGGCTTCGCGAGCGCGGACGGCCACGACGATCAATCAGAGGGCGACGACTCGATGGACGACGGCGGGGAGACCGCCAACGTCCGGGTCGCCCACCTCTCGCCCGACGCCCCGAACGTCGACGTGTTCGTCGACGACGAGGCGGTACTGGAGGACGTGCCGTTCACGGCCGTCAGCGACTACCTCGAACTACCAGCAGGTAGCTACAACGTGAAGGTCTCGCCCGCGGGCGAGGGTCCCGAGGGCGCGGTCCTCGAGGAGGACCTCGACGTGCCCGCCGCCGACCTGACGGTCGCGGCGATAGGCGAGGTCTCCGGCGAGAACCAGCCCCTCGAACTCGCAGTACTGGAGGACGACAACGGCGACCCGGGCGACGCGGCCCGCGTGCGTGCGGTCCACGCCTCGCCCGACGCCCCCGCGGTCGACGTCGTGGTCGCCGAGACCGGCGACGCGCTGTTCGAGGGCGTCGAGTTCGGCGACGCGGCCTACGCCGAGGTGCCCGCCGGCGACTACCGACTGTGCGTCTACCCGGCCGGCGAGCGCGAGGAGGCCGTCCTCGGTGCGGACGTCGAGGCGATGGGCGGCACCGTCGCCTCGGCGTTCGCCGTGGGCTACGTCGCACCCGACGACGCTCCCGCCGACGAGGCGTTCGAGATCGTCCTCACGGTCGACTTCGAGGGTGGGGACGGCGACGACTCGGACGACCACTAG
- a CDS encoding bacterio-opsin activator domain-containing protein: MSDDRLIERAIDEAPIGITIADASGTDLPLIYLNDAFERLTGYPPEETLGSNCRFLQGERTAPEPVATMREAIGSEESVSVELRNYRKDGTEFWNQVDIAPIHDGEEVTHFVGFQTDVTARKRAEREVRRRVREVERERRKLQEVLDRIEGLLEDITRTLVRATTREGIEETVCDRLTAEEAYDAAWIGERIPTTDRIEPATWAGPVDLDGTTLPMDRGDDPVVRALATGNARFVSEDGDTSWHEAVRTRETRAMAAVPLVSGETTYGVLVVYATRPDAFDDHERVVLESIGRAIANAYNTLESRRILTADSAVELEFDLGTEDLFVVSLSARADCRFSYEGAADDGETLLFFTAEGAPPETLLELAAEYEAVAETTVLTADGTTGLLEFRLAGVSLVTRLANRGVRLRSIRADGGTGRLRLVVPGGVNSRSVVELVTEACPTATLVASREYDRPPQTDDEYRLSVEGELTDRQSLALRKAYVSGYFDPDRRISGQEIAASMGISRSTFHQHLRAAHRKLLGEFFDRGLPD, encoded by the coding sequence ATGAGCGACGACCGGCTGATCGAGCGGGCGATAGACGAGGCTCCCATCGGGATCACGATCGCCGACGCCTCGGGGACCGACCTGCCGCTGATCTACCTCAACGACGCCTTCGAGCGGCTGACGGGCTACCCGCCCGAGGAGACGCTCGGTTCGAACTGTCGGTTCCTGCAGGGCGAGCGGACCGCCCCCGAACCGGTCGCGACGATGCGCGAGGCCATCGGGAGCGAGGAGTCGGTCTCGGTCGAACTGCGGAACTACCGCAAGGACGGGACCGAGTTCTGGAACCAGGTAGACATCGCCCCGATCCACGACGGCGAGGAGGTGACGCACTTCGTCGGCTTCCAGACCGACGTCACGGCGCGAAAACGGGCCGAACGCGAGGTCAGGCGGCGGGTTCGCGAGGTCGAGCGCGAGCGGCGAAAGCTCCAGGAGGTGCTCGATCGGATCGAGGGCCTCCTCGAAGATATCACCCGAACCCTCGTCCGGGCGACCACCCGCGAGGGGATCGAGGAGACGGTCTGTGACCGGCTGACGGCCGAGGAGGCCTACGACGCCGCCTGGATCGGCGAGCGCATACCGACGACCGACCGGATCGAACCCGCGACGTGGGCGGGGCCGGTCGACCTCGACGGCACCACGCTCCCGATGGACCGCGGGGACGACCCGGTCGTGCGCGCGCTCGCCACCGGGAACGCACGGTTCGTCTCCGAGGACGGCGATACGTCCTGGCACGAGGCGGTCCGGACCCGCGAGACGCGGGCGATGGCCGCCGTCCCGCTGGTCTCCGGCGAGACGACCTACGGGGTGTTGGTCGTCTACGCCACGCGGCCCGACGCGTTCGACGACCACGAGCGGGTCGTGTTGGAGTCGATCGGCCGGGCCATCGCCAACGCGTACAACACCCTCGAGAGTCGGCGCATCCTGACCGCCGACAGCGCCGTCGAGTTGGAGTTCGACCTCGGGACCGAGGACCTGTTCGTCGTCTCGCTGTCGGCGCGCGCCGACTGTCGGTTCTCCTACGAGGGGGCGGCCGACGACGGTGAGACGTTGCTGTTTTTCACCGCCGAGGGCGCCCCGCCCGAGACGCTCCTCGAACTCGCCGCCGAGTACGAGGCGGTCGCCGAGACGACCGTCCTGACGGCCGACGGGACGACCGGCCTCCTCGAGTTCCGACTGGCGGGCGTCTCGCTCGTCACCAGACTGGCGAACCGGGGCGTCCGGCTCCGCTCGATACGTGCGGATGGCGGAACGGGCCGTCTCCGACTCGTCGTCCCCGGCGGCGTGAACTCGCGGTCGGTCGTCGAACTGGTCACCGAGGCGTGTCCGACCGCGACGCTCGTCGCCTCCCGGGAGTACGACCGCCCGCCCCAGACCGACGACGAGTACCGACTGTCCGTCGAGGGGGAACTCACCGATAGACAGTCGCTCGCGCTCAGGAAGGCGTACGTCAGCGGCTACTTCGACCCGGACCGGCGGATCTCGGGCCAGGAGATCGCCGCCTCGATGGGGATCTCCCGCTCGACGTTCCACCAGCACCTCCGGGCGGCCCACCGGAAACTGCTCGGCGAGTTCTTCGACCGGGGACTACCCGACTAG
- a CDS encoding 2,5-diamino-6-(ribosylamino)-4(3H)-pyrimidinone 5'-phosphate reductase — protein sequence MHVVVNAATSADGKLSSRRREQVAISGPADFDRVNALRAESDAVMVGVGTVLADDPHLTLDDPERVAAREERGDPPHPARVIADSAARTPPDARIVDDAARTYLLTSERAPPERLDALVERGVEVVTAGDERVALPDALSALAVEGIDRLMVEGGGELIFSLFEAGLVDELSVFVGPSIIGGHDAPTLADGEGFVEGFPDLSLESVERIDGGVLLRWRA from the coding sequence ATGCACGTCGTCGTCAACGCCGCGACCAGCGCCGACGGGAAGCTATCGAGCCGACGGCGCGAGCAGGTCGCCATCAGCGGCCCCGCCGACTTCGACCGGGTCAACGCCCTCCGCGCGGAAAGCGACGCCGTGATGGTCGGGGTCGGCACCGTGCTGGCCGACGACCCCCACCTCACGCTCGACGACCCCGAGCGGGTCGCCGCCCGCGAGGAACGCGGCGACCCGCCACACCCCGCGCGGGTGATCGCCGACTCGGCGGCGCGAACGCCACCCGACGCACGGATCGTCGACGACGCCGCGAGGACCTATCTCCTGACGAGCGAGCGCGCGCCCCCGGAACGCCTCGACGCGCTCGTCGAGCGGGGCGTGGAGGTCGTAACCGCTGGCGACGAGCGCGTCGCCCTCCCCGACGCGCTCTCGGCGCTCGCCGTCGAGGGGATCGACCGGCTGATGGTCGAGGGCGGCGGCGAACTGATCTTCTCGCTGTTCGAGGCCGGACTGGTCGACGAACTCTCGGTCTTCGTCGGCCCCTCGATCATCGGCGGCCACGACGCCCCGACGCTGGCCGACGGCGAGGGGTTCGTCGAGGGGTTTCCCGACCTCTCGCTCGAATCGGTCGAGCGGATCGACGGTGGGGTGTTGCTTCGCTGGCGGGCGTGA
- a CDS encoding Single-stranded DNA binding protein — translation MSVDERAEALASDLGIDKEEVKRDLQNLVSYSVPMDEAVDSLRRKYGDGGGSEPESKAIGEITTDDTNVTVTGRVLTAGKRSIRYQGNEQTITEGVLADSSGTIDYTAWEDFGLSPGDTITAGNAGVREWDGHPELNLGESTTLVFEDELLQVPYEVGGETDLASVTPGDRGLTVEARVIEVETRTIDGRDGETEILSGVLADESARLPFTDWEPRDEIEAGADLLFENVYVREFRGVPSINCSEFTTVSALDRAVEVSDSAPRRPIGDAVESGGAFDIELVGTIVAVRDGSGLIQRCPECGRVVQKGQCRSHGQVEGEDDLRVKAILDDGTGTVTAILGTDLTREVYGGDIDDAREQARDAMDQEVVADSIRETLVGREYAVRGSLSVDEYGANLDASEFAEVTESPAARAEALLAEVGE, via the coding sequence ATGAGCGTAGACGAACGTGCCGAGGCGCTCGCCTCCGACCTCGGTATCGACAAAGAGGAGGTCAAACGCGATCTACAGAACCTCGTCTCGTACAGCGTGCCGATGGACGAGGCCGTCGATAGCCTGCGCCGCAAGTACGGCGACGGCGGGGGAAGCGAACCCGAATCGAAGGCCATCGGCGAGATCACCACCGACGATACGAACGTCACCGTCACCGGCCGGGTGCTGACCGCAGGCAAGCGCTCGATCCGCTATCAGGGCAACGAACAAACCATCACCGAGGGCGTGCTCGCCGATTCGAGCGGAACCATCGACTACACCGCCTGGGAGGATTTCGGCCTCTCGCCCGGCGATACGATCACCGCCGGTAACGCGGGAGTGCGGGAGTGGGACGGCCACCCCGAACTCAATCTGGGGGAGTCGACGACGCTCGTCTTCGAGGACGAACTCTTGCAGGTGCCCTACGAGGTCGGCGGCGAGACGGACCTCGCAAGCGTGACGCCCGGCGACCGGGGACTGACGGTCGAGGCCCGCGTGATCGAGGTCGAGACCCGGACCATCGACGGTCGGGACGGCGAGACGGAGATCCTCTCGGGCGTCCTCGCCGACGAGAGCGCCCGGCTACCCTTCACCGACTGGGAGCCGCGAGACGAGATCGAGGCGGGGGCTGACCTCCTGTTCGAGAACGTCTACGTCCGCGAGTTCAGGGGGGTCCCCTCGATCAACTGCTCGGAGTTTACCACTGTGTCGGCGCTCGACCGCGCGGTCGAGGTGAGCGATAGCGCTCCGAGAAGGCCGATCGGCGACGCGGTGGAAAGCGGCGGGGCGTTCGACATCGAACTCGTCGGAACGATCGTCGCGGTCCGCGATGGGTCAGGACTGATCCAGCGCTGTCCCGAGTGTGGCCGCGTGGTTCAAAAGGGCCAGTGTCGGAGCCACGGGCAGGTCGAGGGAGAGGACGACCTCCGGGTGAAAGCCATTCTGGATGACGGCACCGGCACCGTCACGGCGATCCTCGGGACCGACCTCACCCGTGAGGTCTACGGCGGGGACATCGACGACGCCCGCGAACAGGCCCGCGACGCGATGGACCAGGAGGTCGTCGCCGACTCGATCCGCGAGACCCTCGTCGGTCGGGAGTACGCGGTCAGAGGATCGCTCAGCGTCGACGAGTACGGCGCGAACCTCGACGCCAGCGAGTTCGCCGAAGTCACGGAGTCGCCGGCCGCGCGTGCGGAGGCGCTGCTCGCGGAGGTGGGCGAATGA